GTGCCGATGTCGATACCGGAAGCCCAACCCGTAGGGCCATAACCTACTTCCGGGTCCATGCCCCTGTATTTGGTAAACGTCAGCAGGTTTCCTCCGGAGATGTAGATGCGGCATTGCTGTAACGGCGCGTTCTTCAACAGGCTTTGCTTCAGGTCGTAACCCAGGTTGATGCTGCGCAGGCGCAGGAAGGAAGCGTCGTGCACGAACAGGTCGGAGGCGCGGTTGTAGTTCAGGTTCTTTTCGTCGGCAATGGTCATGCGCGGCAGGCGGTTAGAGGTGCCTTCGCCGGTCCAGCGGCCGAGAATGTCGGTGGTGTAATTGCTGATGGGCCGCGAGAAATCACGGATGCCGTCATACACCTGGTTGCCTGCAACCCCATACACGTAAACAGACAGTTCCAATCCCTTGTAACCTACGCTCAGGTTCATGCCGTAACTCACGTCCGGATTAGGATTGCCGATGATGGTCTTGTCGTTCGCATCGATCACACCGTCGCCGTTGCGGTCAACGAAACGTACGTCGCCAGGCACCGCATCCGGCTGAATCCTTTTCCCTCCCTTGTCTACATAACTATTTACTTCATTCGTGTTCTGGAAAATGCCCGCTGTTTTCAACCCGTAGAAGTAACCCATCGGGAAGCCTTGCTGCGCACGGTAAAATTCATCTGCCCCAACGAAATTAATACCCGCTTCACCCTGGATGATTTTTTCCAGGTTAGGAATATCGATCACGGTGTTCTTATTGAAAGTCACATTAGGATTGATTTTCAGCGCTACGTCGCCGAATGTGTGGTTATAGCCAAGACTGATTTCCACCCCTTCGTTACGCACGCTGCCACCGTTGATCATGGGCGGATTGGCACCCGCGAGTGCGGGCACAGGCGGCGCGATCAGCCAGTCTTTGGTGGTTTTGCGGTACCAGTCTGCCGTCAGACTGAAATCGCCGAACAACTGTGCATCCAGGCCAATGTTCGATTGCTCGGAGGTTTCCCATTTCAGGTTTGGATTGGCCACGCGGTCGGGCGAAGAGCCTACGAATTTCACATCACCATCGCCAAAGTAGTAGTCTTTATTGGTAGAAGTGATGGTCGCCAGGTACAGGAAATCGTCTGTGGGCTGATTACCGTTCTGTCCCCATCCCGCGCGGATCTTCAGGAAGCTGAGCCAGGGCGCCTGCATGAACGTTTCGTTACTGGCCACCCATCCCGCAGAAACTGAAGGGAAGTACCCGAAACGATTGTTCACGCCGAATTTGGTCGACCCATCTGCCCGGAATATACCCGTGATCATATACTTCTCCGCATAGTTATAACCCACGCGGCCGAAGTAAGATACCAGTGCGCTTTCGCTACGACTGCCGTTCACTTTGCGGGTTTCCTCGTTCGTGCCATTGTCGATGATCGCATGGTCAAAGTCCAGCATCAGCAGGTCTTCTTTCGAACCACTCATGTTGAATCCGTTAAATTCGTTGGCAGTCATGCCCGCCAGTAATGTCAGCGCATGTTTACCGAAGGAACGCTGGTAGGAAATAGTGTTATCCCAGTTCCAGGTAGCGTATCTGCCCATATCCTGCGCCGCGCGGGAAAGGTTGTTTACTACGTTGGTCGACAGGTTATAAGCGGGGTAAAAAGCATTGCCCGACACAAAGTTCGCATCCAGTCCAAAGTCGCTGCGCAGTTTCAAACCCGGGATGGGCTCCAGTTCCAGGTAAGCGTTGCCGAGGAAGCGATCAGATTTTGTCCTGTTGTTATAGGAGTAAAACATCAGCGCTACGGGGTTGGTTTCATCGGGGTTGAAGTTCGATTTAGCAAACTCGCCGGTAGAATCATACACGGGGAAAAGCGGGCTTACGTTGATAACTGAACGTAAGGTGTTGCTGTAAATGTTACCAACACCCACGCCTTTTTTGTTCGACATCGTATAGGTGAAGTTCTGCCCGAAACGCAGCACATCCTTATAGAGTTTATGTTCGGTACTCAGGCGAATGTTCACGCGCTCGTATTCCGATTGACCTTTAAAACCGATCACACCGGCCTGTTTCATATAACCGATGGACGTCGAGTACAGCGATTTCTCAGAGCCGCCGGATACTGTGAGCGTGTGACTTTGCATCGGCGCATTCTTGTTATACATCTCTTCCTGCCAGTCCGTGCCCTTGCCCAGGCGTTCTATCTCGCCCAACGTAAAGTACGGCGGCCTGCCCGAGTTGATCGCCGCTTCGTTCATGATGATCGCATATTCTTTCGCGTTCAGCAACGGCAGCTTGCGGGCGGGGTTCTGCACGCCATAGAAGCCGTCATACGCAATGCTCATATCGCCTTTGCGGCCTTTCTTGGTCGTGATGAGGATCACCCCATTCGCCGCACGTGATCCGTAAATCGCGGCAGAAGCGGCATCCTTCAACACGTCCATCGAAGCAATGTCGGAGGCGTTCAGGTAGCTGATGTCGCCGGTAGGTACGCCGTCTACGATGTACAATGGATCCGAATTACCCACGGTACCCGTACCACGGATGCGCACCTTCATGGCTTCGCCGGGTTGGGCGGAGTTCGTGGTGATCTGCACGCCGGGTGTTTGACCCTGTAATGCCTGGTCTACGCGCAGCGTATGCGTTTCCTGCAGGTTTTCGCCCGCTACGTGGCCAATAGCGCCGGTGTTGAGTTTACGTTTTTCTGCACCGTAACCTACTACCACTACCTCATCCAGGCCAGTGGTTGTTTCTTCCAGCTGGATGGTGAGTGTAGTGCGGCCGTTTACGGCGATTGTCTGTTTTACATAACCGATGAGCGTTACTTCCAGCGAATCGGAGGCTTCCACCATTACCTGGAAGGTGCCGTCAGCGCCGCTTACAGCGCCTGTACGCGTGGCTTTCACCATTACGTTTACACCTGGCAGCGGTGAGTTGTCATTAGCCGAAAGCACCTTGCCTTTCAGCGGTTGCC
This genomic interval from Chitinophaga horti contains the following:
- a CDS encoding SusC/RagA family TonB-linked outer membrane protein: MKNVYKLHGALLLLFLLFATTAGATRRDRQPLKGKVLSANDNSPLPGVNVMVKATRTGAVSGADGTFQVMVEASDSLEVTLIGYVKQTIAVNGRTTLTIQLEETTTGLDEVVVVGYGAEKRKLNTGAIGHVAGENLQETHTLRVDQALQGQTPGVQITTNSAQPGEAMKVRIRGTGTVGNSDPLYIVDGVPTGDISYLNASDIASMDVLKDAASAAIYGSRAANGVILITTKKGRKGDMSIAYDGFYGVQNPARKLPLLNAKEYAIIMNEAAINSGRPPYFTLGEIERLGKGTDWQEEMYNKNAPMQSHTLTVSGGSEKSLYSTSIGYMKQAGVIGFKGQSEYERVNIRLSTEHKLYKDVLRFGQNFTYTMSNKKGVGVGNIYSNTLRSVINVSPLFPVYDSTGEFAKSNFNPDETNPVALMFYSYNNRTKSDRFLGNAYLELEPIPGLKLRSDFGLDANFVSGNAFYPAYNLSTNVVNNLSRAAQDMGRYATWNWDNTISYQRSFGKHALTLLAGMTANEFNGFNMSGSKEDLLMLDFDHAIIDNGTNEETRKVNGSRSESALVSYFGRVGYNYAEKYMITGIFRADGSTKFGVNNRFGYFPSVSAGWVASNETFMQAPWLSFLKIRAGWGQNGNQPTDDFLYLATITSTNKDYYFGDGDVKFVGSSPDRVANPNLKWETSEQSNIGLDAQLFGDFSLTADWYRKTTKDWLIAPPVPALAGANPPMINGGSVRNEGVEISLGYNHTFGDVALKINPNVTFNKNTVIDIPNLEKIIQGEAGINFVGADEFYRAQQGFPMGYFYGLKTAGIFQNTNEVNSYVDKGGKRIQPDAVPGDVRFVDRNGDGVIDANDKTIIGNPNPDVSYGMNLSVGYKGLELSVYVYGVAGNQVYDGIRDFSRPISNYTTDILGRWTGEGTSNRLPRMTIADEKNLNYNRASDLFVHDASFLRLRSINLGYDLKQSLLKNAPLQQCRIYISGGNLLTFTKYRGMDPEVGYGPTGWASGIDIGTYPQPKTLMAGLNVKF